A region from the Candidatus Buchananbacteria bacterium genome encodes:
- a CDS encoding ABC transporter permease — MLLSDLFQETYFSLNANKSRSVLTILGIVIGIGSVITMISVGQGATSSIQTNIQSLGTNLLVVTPGSQQGPGMVVRGGFGTATTLTLEDSEAIESGISDIETVAPATSSRKQITTTKGTNTNTSVYGVTGAYQSVKNVEIELGSFISDQHVANISKVVVLGPTTRDDLFGDNVDAVGQKIRIEGLEFTVIGITVSKGGTGFGSADDLMYIPISTAQKYVTGSDGVSSINVQVTREDLMTQVQAEITNLLLVRHKISDATQADFSIVNQADVLGALSSVTGTLTLLLGAIAGISLLVGGIGIMNMMLTTVTERTREIGLRKSLGAKNRDISWQFLAESVALTFIGGVIGVALGWLAAYAVEQFSGTATVVTLSSVVLAFGVSAAIGIVFGYYPARRAAKLNPIDALRYE; from the coding sequence ATGTTGTTGTCTGATCTGTTTCAAGAAACTTATTTTTCTTTGAATGCTAACAAATCAAGAAGCGTTTTGACGATTTTGGGCATTGTTATTGGCATTGGTTCGGTAATAACTATGATCAGCGTTGGGCAGGGGGCAACTTCCAGTATTCAGACTAACATCCAATCGTTGGGAACTAATTTACTAGTGGTGACACCCGGTTCGCAGCAAGGTCCTGGTATGGTGGTGCGCGGTGGTTTTGGCACCGCCACAACCTTGACGCTTGAAGACTCGGAAGCGATTGAAAGTGGCATTAGTGACATTGAAACGGTTGCACCAGCTACCAGTAGTCGTAAACAGATTACGACGACTAAAGGAACTAATACCAACACCAGCGTGTATGGTGTCACTGGTGCATATCAATCAGTTAAAAATGTTGAAATTGAGTTAGGGTCGTTTATTAGCGATCAGCACGTGGCCAACATCTCTAAAGTAGTAGTATTAGGGCCGACGACTCGCGATGATTTGTTTGGCGATAATGTGGACGCAGTCGGACAAAAAATTCGGATTGAGGGGTTGGAGTTTACCGTTATTGGTATTACGGTGTCCAAGGGTGGCACCGGTTTTGGCAGTGCTGACGATTTGATGTATATTCCGATTTCTACAGCCCAAAAATATGTTACCGGCAGTGATGGTGTTTCTAGCATCAATGTCCAGGTTACAAGAGAAGATTTAATGACTCAGGTTCAGGCTGAAATTACGAATTTGTTATTAGTGCGGCATAAAATTTCTGATGCGACCCAAGCTGATTTCTCCATCGTTAATCAGGCAGATGTTTTAGGGGCTTTGAGTTCAGTTACCGGAACATTAACGTTGTTACTTGGGGCAATCGCCGGCATCTCTTTATTGGTGGGCGGTATTGGCATTATGAATATGATGTTAACAACAGTTACAGAACGCACGCGTGAGATTGGTTTACGAAAATCACTTGGCGCTAAAAATCGAGATATCAGCTGGCAATTTTTGGCCGAGTCGGTGGCGCTGACTTTTATAGGTGGTGTTATCGGCGTTGCTTTAGGTTGGTTGGCGGCATATGCCGTTGAACAATTCAGCGGCACCGCTACAGTGGTAACGCTGTCTTCGGTTGTTTTGGCGTTTGGTGTTTCAGCCGCAATCGGCATTGTCTTTGGATATTATCCGGCCCGTCGGGCGGCAAAGTTAAACCCCATCGATGCTTTGCGATATGAATAA
- a CDS encoding recombinase family protein, with product MADDSRAIKYFIYARKSTESEDRQVLSLASQIDALEEIAKRDGLHVVGKMSESKSAKQPGREVYGDMINKIKQDKAQGILCWKLDRLARNPIDGGEIAWLIQQGIIKHIKTPSKDYFPTDNVMLMSVEFGMANQFIIDLKANTKRGLMAKVKSGWCPCVSKPGYMGDRFSSKGEKKIMSDPERFPLLEKAFDLMLSGTCSPPQILEKLNNEWGYRTPIKKRVGGKPLSKSSIYRILTDPFYYGKFEYPMGSGNWYDGKHETMITEGEYWRIQELLGRKGKPRPKKHKFAFTGQIRCGECGSMITAEEKFKINKGNGLIHHYTYYRCTKKKLSSCSQKTISVHELEKQIDEHLQRVSIPEDFKDWAVKWLKEINGKEIEDRTVVYKSQQAAYNDAQRQLDNLTQMRLRELLTDEEYLQQKDKLLKQRERFAERLRDTEQRADSWCDQVEKTFEFSCHARHWFMNGDLIAKKAILASLGSDFTLKDRKLNINLQKPFEIMEKGFADMRLKQVWLEPATIGLFDKKNTSPARGDVFWGGIRESNP from the coding sequence ATGGCAGACGATAGTCGAGCAATAAAATATTTCATCTATGCGCGCAAGTCTACGGAATCGGAGGACAGGCAAGTCTTGTCGTTAGCTTCACAAATTGATGCCTTAGAGGAAATTGCAAAGAGGGATGGGTTGCATGTCGTTGGCAAGATGTCTGAATCAAAATCAGCTAAGCAACCTGGTCGTGAAGTTTATGGCGACATGATAAACAAGATTAAGCAGGATAAAGCCCAGGGTATCCTCTGTTGGAAATTGGATAGGCTTGCAAGAAACCCGATTGACGGCGGTGAAATAGCTTGGCTTATACAGCAGGGAATAATTAAGCATATAAAAACACCCAGTAAGGATTATTTCCCAACCGACAATGTCATGTTGATGAGCGTCGAGTTCGGCATGGCCAACCAATTCATCATTGATTTGAAAGCAAATACCAAACGCGGGCTGATGGCGAAAGTTAAAAGTGGTTGGTGTCCCTGCGTTTCGAAGCCTGGCTATATGGGTGATAGGTTTAGTTCGAAAGGCGAAAAGAAAATCATGTCTGACCCTGAACGTTTCCCGTTATTGGAGAAAGCTTTCGATTTGATGCTGTCAGGGACATGTAGCCCGCCACAAATTTTAGAAAAACTGAATAACGAATGGGGCTACAGGACACCAATCAAGAAACGGGTGGGCGGTAAACCGTTGAGCAAGAGTTCGATTTATCGGATTTTAACTGACCCGTTTTATTATGGAAAATTTGAATATCCAATGGGCAGCGGCAATTGGTACGACGGCAAGCACGAGACGATGATTACTGAAGGGGAATATTGGAGAATCCAGGAGTTGCTTGGCCGTAAAGGTAAGCCACGGCCAAAGAAGCACAAGTTCGCTTTTACGGGGCAGATTAGGTGCGGAGAGTGCGGTTCGATGATTACCGCTGAGGAGAAATTCAAGATTAATAAGGGCAACGGCCTTATCCACCACTACACTTATTACCGTTGCACTAAAAAGAAATTGAGTAGTTGTTCGCAAAAAACCATTTCAGTACATGAGTTGGAGAAACAAATTGACGAACATTTGCAGCGAGTATCAATACCAGAAGATTTTAAGGATTGGGCGGTCAAATGGCTGAAGGAAATCAACGGTAAGGAAATTGAGGATAGGACGGTGGTTTACAAGTCCCAGCAAGCCGCTTACAACGACGCACAGCGGCAGCTTGATAACTTGACCCAAATGAGGTTGAGGGAATTGTTAACTGACGAGGAATATCTCCAACAGAAAGACAAGCTCTTAAAGCAACGCGAACGGTTTGCCGAACGCTTGCGCGATACGGAGCAACGTGCCGACAGTTGGTGCGACCAAGTCGAGAAAACGTTTGAGTTCTCTTGCCACGCCCGTCATTGGTTTATGAATGGTGACTTAATTGCGAAGAAAGCTATCCTGGCTTCGTTAGGTTCGGACTTCACCCTCAAGGACAGGAAATTAAACATAAATTTGCAGAAACCTTTTGAAATAATGGAAAAAGGTTTTGCTGACATGCGACTTAAGCAGGTTTGGTTAGAACCTGCAACAATAGGCTTATTTGACAAAAAAAACACCTCCCCTGCGCGGGGAGATGTCTTCTGGGGTGGCATACGGGAATCGAACCCGTAA
- a CDS encoding tyrosine-type recombinase/integrase, which produces MLKLIQEFLEYLEIEKGRSINTVRNYDFYLRRFVDWAKIKSPAQIDIELIRRYRLWLNREVDHYGENLKKSTQNYHLIALRSFLKYLAKRDIASLAPEKIELAKMPERQVDFLEGDDLERLLEAPLKTTEAKIIQLRDKAILEMLFSTGLRVSEMAKLKRDQINLQKDEFTIRGKGLKLRVVFLSNQTKYWLKQYLDARKDLADSLFVRHDRAKGKEQPENLTPRSIQRLIKKYSKAAGITKNVTPHTMRHSFATDLLINGADIRSVQAMLGHSSITTTQIYTHITNQQLKEVYKSFHQRKKKK; this is translated from the coding sequence ATGCTTAAACTGATCCAAGAATTTTTAGAATACTTAGAAATCGAGAAAGGCCGTAGTATCAACACGGTTCGAAATTATGATTTCTACCTCCGGCGCTTTGTCGATTGGGCCAAGATTAAATCCCCTGCTCAAATTGACATAGAGCTAATTCGCCGCTACCGGCTCTGGCTAAATCGCGAAGTTGATCACTACGGCGAAAATCTAAAAAAATCAACTCAGAATTATCATTTAATCGCGCTGCGGTCATTTTTGAAATACCTTGCCAAGCGCGATATCGCCTCACTGGCACCGGAAAAAATTGAACTGGCTAAAATGCCAGAGCGTCAGGTTGACTTTCTGGAAGGCGACGACCTAGAACGACTATTGGAGGCGCCGCTCAAAACGACTGAAGCAAAAATTATCCAGCTTCGCGACAAAGCAATTTTGGAAATGCTTTTTTCAACTGGCTTGCGGGTTTCCGAAATGGCTAAACTAAAACGCGATCAAATCAACTTACAAAAAGATGAATTTACCATCCGCGGTAAAGGCCTCAAGCTACGAGTAGTGTTTCTTTCAAACCAAACCAAATACTGGCTCAAACAATACCTAGACGCCCGCAAAGATTTGGCCGACAGCTTGTTTGTCCGACATGACCGGGCTAAAGGCAAAGAGCAGCCAGAAAATTTAACTCCCCGAAGCATTCAACGCCTGATTAAAAAATATTCCAAGGCGGCCGGCATCACTAAAAACGTCACGCCACACACGATGCGCCACAGTTTTGCCACTGACTTGCTAATCAATGGCGCCGATATTCGGTCGGTCCAGGCAATGCTCGGACACTCATCAATCACCACCACCCAAATTTACACTCATATCACTAATCAACAGCTTAAAGAGGTGTACAAATCGTTCCACCAGCGAAAAAAGAAAAAATAG
- a CDS encoding TerC/Alx family metal homeostasis membrane protein gives MQAQTYLLIIFSVIILGFLAIDLGYFNRKSHKIEFKEALWLSIFWIAISFAFAFLIFLFMSRELAAEFMSAYITEKMLSVDNLFVILLILNYFKLEEKYHHRVLFWGIMGAIVFRGIFIGAGAYIVNQFHWILYVFGIILIYTGIKIIRAKKEEHIDFNKNRVIKIAKKILPITANHHNGKFFLKENGKIYVTSLFLAILLIETSDIIFAVDSIPAVFAISQSLFVVYTSNIFAIMGLRALFFLIENILHIFHHLQKGLALILFFIGLKMLSGIFDIHISSLASFSVIIGVLTLSIIASLLLPKKYKIMQ, from the coding sequence ATGCAAGCTCAAACCTACCTTCTAATAATATTTAGCGTCATAATTCTTGGTTTTTTGGCAATTGACCTTGGTTATTTTAACCGAAAAAGCCATAAAATAGAGTTTAAAGAGGCCCTGTGGTTATCAATTTTTTGGATTGCCATTTCTTTTGCCTTTGCTTTTCTAATTTTCTTATTCATGAGTCGAGAATTGGCCGCGGAATTTATGAGCGCTTATATCACGGAAAAAATGCTATCAGTAGATAATTTATTTGTGATACTCCTCATTTTAAATTATTTTAAATTAGAAGAAAAATATCATCATCGGGTGCTATTTTGGGGAATTATGGGAGCGATTGTCTTTCGTGGCATTTTTATCGGTGCCGGCGCTTACATCGTTAACCAGTTCCATTGGATACTTTATGTTTTTGGGATTATTTTAATTTATACAGGTATAAAAATTATAAGGGCAAAAAAAGAAGAACATATTGATTTCAATAAAAACCGAGTGATAAAAATTGCTAAAAAAATATTACCAATCACAGCCAATCATCACAACGGTAAATTCTTCCTGAAAGAAAACGGCAAAATTTATGTCACCTCATTATTTCTTGCCATTTTGCTGATTGAGACATCTGACATCATTTTTGCAGTTGATTCAATACCAGCCGTATTTGCTATTTCCCAGAGTTTATTTGTTGTTTATACTTCAAATATTTTTGCTATCATGGGATTACGGGCCTTATTTTTTTTAATAGAAAACATTTTGCATATTTTCCATCACTTGCAAAAAGGGCTGGCTTTAATTTTATTTTTTATTGGCCTAAAAATGCTTTCCGGAATATTTGACATACACATCTCATCGCTAGCATCATTTAGTGTAATCATCGGAGTGCTTACCTTATCAATAATAGCCTCACTACTGCTACCAAAAAAATATAAAATCATGCAATAA
- a CDS encoding NYN domain-containing protein: MLKHREQRIGVFVDVANMYHSAKNLYGAKVNFQEVLRTAIADRKLIRAIAYVIRSESEEERGFFGALDNQGFEVKAKDLQVFAGGAKKADWDVGIAMDCIKMASKLDSVILVSGDGDYVPLVTYLQENKGCQVEVLAFGKTTSARLIEAVDDFIDLGKDPKKFLIHGPVQNKSKLISNIKKLTQKR, encoded by the coding sequence ATGCTTAAACATCGAGAGCAACGAATTGGTGTATTCGTGGATGTTGCCAATATGTACCATTCAGCAAAAAATTTGTATGGTGCTAAAGTTAATTTTCAGGAAGTGTTAAGAACGGCGATTGCCGACCGCAAATTAATTCGCGCGATTGCATATGTGATTCGTTCAGAGTCCGAAGAAGAGCGCGGATTTTTTGGTGCTCTTGATAATCAGGGGTTTGAAGTGAAAGCCAAGGATTTGCAGGTGTTTGCCGGTGGTGCTAAAAAAGCTGACTGGGATGTCGGTATTGCAATGGATTGTATTAAGATGGCTAGTAAGCTTGACAGTGTTATTCTGGTTTCCGGCGACGGTGACTATGTGCCATTGGTGACTTATTTGCAGGAAAATAAAGGTTGCCAGGTTGAAGTATTAGCCTTTGGCAAAACCACCTCGGCCAGATTGATTGAGGCCGTTGATGATTTTATTGATCTGGGCAAAGATCCAAAGAAATTTTTAATCCACGGTCCAGTACAAAATAAAAGCAAACTGATAAGCAATATTAAAAAGCTGACTCAGAAACGATAA
- a CDS encoding polyribonucleotide nucleotidyltransferase codes for MTKNTFKTDLAGKELIIETGELAKQANGSCTVRYGDTVVLATAVMGGIREGVDFFPLSVDYEERLYAAGKIKGSRWIKREGRPTDEAILTSRLVDRCVRPLFPKEIKNEIQVILTVLSFDNENDSDVVGLIAASAALAISNIPWDGPLAGVRIARIDGQWVVNPSFEAREKAELQLVVAGMNNKVLMIEAEGLEASEDLVYEGIELSMKHINPLIDAINELVKKVGVAKVAIQNPAGEADEETPEAHKELLEKAQSWIAQNTPKVLFDTKLPTKAERKAALGKLKEELMAYLESENIGKDRRKKASPLFDQYVDKEIGRAILEEDKRVDGRKLTEIRSLSAGVGLLPRTHGSALFNRGETQILSIVTLGAPGDEQFLDGLEESGRKRFMHHYNFPPYSVGETGRLGSPGRREIGHGALAEKALRPMMPDKEVFPYTIRVVSEVLGSNGSSSMGSTCGSSLALMDAGVPIKKPVAGIAMGVASDEEAGKFKVLTDLQDLEDGVGGMDFKIAGTADGITAIQLDTKTKGLPLEVVKQTLTQGLKARLEILQVMNKAISEPRTELSKYAPRIISFKIDPEKIREVIGPGGKVINKIIEETGVQIDIEQDGTVMVTAIAGSDSDKAVEWIKNIVKEVEVGEIYTGKVSRILDFGALVDILPGQDGMVHISEIAHYRVGKVSDELKIGDEVKVKVIGIDEKGRVNLSIKALKERPEGQEDTHQSRDHKKPFRKRF; via the coding sequence ATGACAAAAAATACTTTCAAGACTGATTTAGCAGGTAAAGAGCTAATCATCGAAACCGGTGAGTTGGCGAAACAAGCTAACGGTTCTTGTACGGTACGCTACGGCGATACCGTTGTTTTGGCTACTGCGGTGATGGGCGGTATTCGTGAGGGAGTTGATTTTTTCCCGTTGTCTGTTGATTACGAAGAGCGGTTGTATGCCGCCGGAAAAATTAAGGGCAGTCGCTGGATTAAGCGCGAAGGACGTCCGACTGACGAGGCTATTTTGACATCTCGGCTGGTTGACCGCTGTGTCCGGCCGCTGTTTCCTAAAGAAATCAAAAATGAAATTCAAGTCATTTTAACTGTACTGTCTTTTGATAACGAAAACGATTCAGATGTCGTTGGGTTGATTGCTGCCTCGGCAGCGTTGGCTATTTCCAACATTCCATGGGATGGTCCGTTGGCTGGTGTTCGTATTGCTCGCATTGACGGTCAATGGGTTGTTAATCCTTCCTTTGAAGCCCGGGAAAAAGCTGAATTGCAATTAGTGGTTGCTGGAATGAATAATAAAGTTTTAATGATTGAAGCGGAAGGTTTGGAGGCGTCAGAAGATTTGGTTTATGAAGGTATTGAACTTTCAATGAAACATATTAACCCGTTAATTGATGCTATTAATGAATTAGTTAAAAAAGTCGGCGTCGCCAAAGTAGCAATTCAAAACCCTGCCGGCGAGGCCGATGAAGAAACTCCTGAAGCTCATAAAGAGCTGTTGGAAAAGGCGCAATCCTGGATTGCTCAAAATACTCCGAAAGTGTTGTTTGACACCAAACTGCCGACCAAAGCTGAACGGAAAGCAGCGCTTGGCAAATTAAAGGAAGAGCTGATGGCATATTTAGAAAGTGAAAACATCGGCAAAGATCGCCGTAAGAAGGCATCTCCATTATTTGATCAGTATGTTGACAAAGAAATTGGCCGCGCCATTTTGGAAGAAGATAAGCGTGTTGACGGTCGCAAGCTGACGGAGATTCGTTCACTTAGTGCTGGTGTTGGATTATTGCCGCGCACGCACGGTTCGGCTCTATTTAACCGTGGTGAAACGCAGATTCTTTCAATTGTCACGCTTGGCGCGCCTGGTGATGAGCAGTTTTTGGACGGTTTGGAAGAAAGCGGCCGCAAGCGCTTTATGCATCATTATAATTTTCCTCCGTATTCAGTTGGTGAAACCGGCCGTCTCGGCTCTCCGGGTCGGCGTGAAATTGGTCACGGCGCTTTGGCCGAAAAAGCTTTGCGACCGATGATGCCTGATAAAGAGGTTTTCCCGTATACTATTCGCGTTGTTTCAGAAGTTTTGGGCTCAAACGGATCATCGTCAATGGGCTCAACTTGTGGTTCTAGTTTGGCATTAATGGATGCTGGGGTACCAATTAAAAAGCCGGTAGCCGGCATTGCGATGGGTGTTGCTTCTGACGAAGAGGCTGGTAAGTTTAAGGTATTGACCGATTTGCAGGATTTGGAAGACGGCGTGGGCGGTATGGACTTTAAGATTGCCGGTACTGCCGACGGCATTACTGCTATTCAGCTTGATACGAAAACTAAAGGTTTACCGCTTGAAGTTGTAAAACAAACTCTTACCCAAGGCTTAAAAGCACGCTTGGAAATCTTGCAGGTAATGAATAAGGCCATTAGTGAACCGCGAACAGAGCTGTCAAAATATGCACCGCGCATTATCAGTTTCAAGATTGATCCGGAAAAGATCCGCGAAGTCATTGGTCCGGGCGGTAAGGTGATTAATAAGATTATTGAAGAAACTGGTGTTCAAATTGATATTGAACAGGATGGTACCGTGATGGTAACGGCCATTGCTGGATCGGATTCGGACAAAGCGGTTGAATGGATTAAGAATATTGTTAAAGAGGTTGAGGTTGGTGAAATTTACACCGGTAAAGTTTCACGCATTCTTGATTTTGGCGCCCTGGTTGACATCTTGCCTGGTCAGGATGGCATGGTGCACATTTCTGAAATTGCGCACTACCGTGTTGGCAAGGTTAGCGATGAGTTAAAGATTGGTGATGAGGTAAAAGTAAAAGTCATTGGCATTGATGAAAAGGGGAGAGTTAACCTTTCAATTAAAGCTTTGAAAGAGCGGCCCGAAGGACAAGAAGATACTCATCAGTCTCGCGATCACAAAAAACCGTTTCGCAAAAGATTTTAA
- a CDS encoding DUF333 domain-containing protein: MKKMFLIFGVSLTLILAGCQSPSTPTKTEAFTTNEQPPLVVNQANPASTNCLQKGGRLEIKKNKNGEYGVCLFDDNRQCEEWALLRGNCPVGGVKITGYENEAEIFCAITGGQVKGVGTQTPMCKRIDGTLCNAQSNFDGECPDPNDPNPNAGNAEAL, from the coding sequence ATGAAAAAAATGTTTCTAATTTTTGGGGTGAGTTTAACATTAATACTAGCCGGCTGTCAGAGCCCCTCTACCCCCACCAAGACGGAGGCGTTTACCACCAACGAACAGCCTCCGCTGGTAGTAAACCAAGCCAACCCCGCTTCAACTAACTGCCTACAAAAAGGCGGACGGCTGGAAATTAAAAAAAACAAAAATGGCGAATATGGTGTTTGTCTTTTTGATGATAATCGACAATGTGAGGAGTGGGCACTGCTACGAGGCAACTGCCCGGTCGGCGGCGTTAAAATTACTGGCTACGAAAATGAGGCCGAAATTTTTTGTGCTATTACCGGCGGACAGGTTAAGGGCGTTGGGACACAAACTCCCATGTGCAAAAGAATTGACGGAACACTTTGTAATGCTCAATCTAACTTCGACGGCGAATGTCCAGACCCAAACGATCCAAACCCAAACGCCGGAAATGCAGAAGCACTATAA
- the rpsO gene encoding 30S ribosomal protein S15 — protein sequence MLDKRKKERIIAKYKTHDSDTGSSQVQIAILTEEIKELTKHLKDHKKDFSSRRGLLKKVAERRRLLNYLRREDQAAHEQIVKDLKLKVVKIEEEEQKAALAEEDFGDTVEAEEAEAEPEVKEE from the coding sequence ATGTTAGATAAAAGAAAAAAAGAGCGGATCATTGCTAAGTATAAAACCCATGACAGTGATACCGGTTCTTCACAGGTGCAAATCGCTATTTTGACTGAAGAGATCAAAGAGCTGACCAAGCACTTAAAAGATCACAAAAAAGATTTTTCCTCACGCAGAGGATTGTTAAAGAAAGTGGCTGAAAGACGGCGACTTTTGAATTATTTACGGCGCGAAGATCAGGCTGCACATGAGCAGATCGTTAAAGATTTGAAACTTAAAGTGGTTAAAATTGAAGAAGAAGAGCAGAAAGCGGCGTTGGCAGAGGAAGATTTTGGCGACACCGTTGAGGCCGAAGAAGCTGAAGCAGAGCCAGAAGTTAAAGAAGAATAA
- a CDS encoding ABC transporter ATP-binding protein: MITCDRIDKIYTTGENEFKVLNDISFEIKKGEFVAIVGPSGSGKSTLMHILGALDRPTSGKYFLNGKDVFELSNDELAEIRSQHIGFVFQSFNLLSRSTVLRNVILPLIYDTKISKSDRLAKAKNALLAAGLEEGRWHHLSNQLSGGQMQRVAIARALVNEPDLILADEPTGNLDSKTGDIVLETFQKLNREKGHTIVLITHEKYVAEHADRVIEIKDGQISVDRQSHNFLKDK; the protein is encoded by the coding sequence ATGATTACGTGTGATCGGATTGATAAAATTTACACGACTGGTGAAAACGAATTCAAAGTTTTGAACGATATTTCATTTGAAATAAAAAAGGGAGAATTTGTGGCGATTGTTGGACCGTCCGGATCCGGAAAGTCAACACTCATGCATATTTTAGGGGCGTTGGACCGTCCAACGTCTGGCAAATATTTTTTGAATGGCAAAGATGTGTTTGAACTCTCCAATGATGAGCTGGCAGAAATTAGGTCTCAGCATATTGGTTTTGTGTTTCAATCATTTAATTTGTTGTCTCGCTCAACAGTTTTAAGAAATGTAATATTGCCGTTGATTTATGATACTAAAATTTCCAAGTCTGACCGGCTGGCCAAAGCAAAAAACGCATTATTGGCGGCTGGATTAGAAGAAGGTCGATGGCACCATTTATCTAACCAGCTTTCCGGCGGCCAGATGCAGCGTGTTGCCATTGCGCGAGCGTTGGTTAATGAGCCTGATTTGATTTTAGCTGATGAACCGACTGGCAACCTCGATTCAAAAACCGGCGATATCGTGTTGGAAACTTTTCAGAAATTGAATCGTGAAAAAGGCCATACGATTGTGTTGATTACTCATGAGAAATATGTTGCCGAACATGCCGATCGGGTGATTGAAATTAAAGATGGACAAATCTCGGTTGATCGCCAGAGTCATAATTTTTTAAAAGATAAATAG
- a CDS encoding TraR/DksA C4-type zinc finger protein, producing the protein MDSKTIETIKNNLEAEKKRLEMALGDFATKDESLPGNYRSDFPEYGNDEDENANEVAEYSDRLSIEHTLETQLRDVKKALDSIAKGGYGVCKHCGKPIEEQRLLIRPTSTSCVECKKKLKGEA; encoded by the coding sequence ATGGATTCAAAAACCATTGAGACAATTAAGAATAATCTTGAGGCAGAAAAAAAGCGTTTGGAAATGGCGCTGGGAGATTTTGCGACTAAAGATGAAAGCCTGCCGGGAAACTATCGGTCTGATTTTCCTGAATATGGAAATGATGAAGATGAAAATGCAAATGAGGTTGCAGAGTATAGTGACCGATTAAGTATTGAACACACATTGGAAACGCAGCTTCGTGATGTTAAAAAAGCTCTAGACAGTATTGCTAAGGGTGGATATGGTGTTTGCAAGCACTGTGGTAAACCGATTGAAGAGCAGCGTTTGTTAATCCGCCCGACGTCCACGTCGTGTGTTGAATGTAAAAAGAAATTAAAGGGCGAAGCGTAG
- a CDS encoding site-specific integrase, with translation MNLKFSPLTYFRSLKSDRPAGLINLIKGYSTYLENNKINQRTLINYIGSLKKFYQFIGDIEVKKISDEMINKEFISHLRELQGLSLSTAMMTLQHLRYFFQYLENINIESLNSDKIIDKKINNTILKEHRTSYHRDFLEDEELEALLNYWRNSEHGVNPRMMRNQLIIQILADTGMTVHEMTLLFRDNVDLKKGTINIQYKNSKYYYKNRELDLPRATLGLLEKYFDLRKDRCQCLVVAFKPQNEFIVEAWPLTERSIQRIVVDTLKNVGINKKITPSVFRNTKFLDLYKREVRVSEIKRLMGINPSSTSYFRYIRNYKHKNYRYNLPFKESND, from the coding sequence ATGAATTTAAAATTTTCACCATTAACTTATTTTCGTAGCCTGAAGAGTGATAGGCCTGCTGGGTTGATTAACCTGATTAAAGGTTATTCAACTTATTTGGAAAACAATAAAATAAACCAGAGAACATTAATTAATTATATAGGTTCTTTAAAAAAATTTTATCAGTTTATTGGTGATATTGAGGTGAAAAAAATTTCTGATGAAATGATTAATAAGGAGTTTATTAGCCATTTAAGAGAGTTGCAGGGTTTGTCGCTATCTACCGCAATGATGACACTTCAACACTTGAGGTATTTTTTTCAATATTTAGAAAATATTAATATCGAATCACTGAACTCCGATAAAATTATTGATAAAAAAATAAATAACACTATTCTTAAGGAACACCGTACATCTTATCATCGTGACTTCTTAGAAGATGAGGAGCTTGAAGCGTTATTAAATTATTGGAGAAACTCTGAACATGGGGTTAATCCTAGGATGATGAGAAATCAATTGATAATACAAATTTTAGCTGATACTGGCATGACCGTGCATGAAATGACACTACTTTTTAGAGATAACGTTGACCTTAAGAAGGGGACAATCAATATTCAGTATAAAAATAGTAAATATTATTATAAGAATCGAGAACTTGATTTGCCACGAGCGACGCTAGGATTGTTAGAAAAATATTTTGATTTGCGGAAAGACAGGTGTCAATGCTTAGTAGTTGCTTTTAAGCCACAAAACGAATTTATCGTTGAGGCCTGGCCGCTAACCGAGAGGAGTATTCAGAGGATTGTAGTTGATACGTTAAAAAACGTTGGCATTAATAAGAAAATTACTCCATCAGTATTCAGGAATACAAAATTTTTAGATTTGTATAAACGTGAGGTTAGAGTAAGCGAAATTAAGCGGTTGATGGGGATTAATCCTTCGTCAACTAGTTATTTTAGGTATATAAGAAATTATAAACATAAAAATTATAGGTACAATCTACCTTTTAAAGAAAGTAATGATTGA